From Parcubacteria group bacterium, a single genomic window includes:
- a CDS encoding 2-oxoacid:acceptor oxidoreductase family protein yields MKYHKDTMEIIFFARGGQGAKTAAEIIAQAAVAEGNFVQTFPNFGPERSGAPTKTYLRISDKPIRTKEPVVDPDVVVVLDDTLLESQKVTEGLDKNEALIINSTKHPHEIRDIIRFEGKIHAVDANGISMAIVGQPRPNTVILGKIIKVTEIVKLASILEEFRKIFEDKIGKENCEKNILAIEKAYDAI; encoded by the coding sequence ATGAAATATCATAAAGACACAATGGAGATTATCTTTTTTGCGCGGGGTGGGCAAGGGGCGAAGACGGCCGCGGAAATTATTGCGCAGGCAGCGGTTGCTGAAGGCAATTTCGTGCAAACTTTTCCCAATTTTGGTCCTGAGCGGAGCGGTGCGCCGACCAAGACTTATTTGCGCATTTCTGACAAACCGATTCGCACCAAAGAACCGGTAGTTGATCCGGATGTGGTTGTGGTTTTGGATGATACACTTTTGGAGAGTCAAAAGGTGACGGAAGGCTTGGACAAGAATGAAGCACTGATTATTAATTCTACTAAACATCCGCACGAAATCAGAGATATTATCCGTTTTGAAGGAAAAATTCACGCCGTCGACGCTAATGGAATTTCTATGGCGATTGTCGGGCAACCCAGGCCGAACACAGTAATCTTGGGGAAAATCATCAAAGTGACGGAAATCGTGAAATTGGCAAGCATCTTGGAAGAATTCCGCAAAATTTTTGAAGATAAGATCGGCAAAGAGAATTGTGAAAAAAATATCCTGGCGATTGAGAAGGCGTACGACGCAATATAA
- a CDS encoding thioredoxin domain-containing protein: MQKELEADEKAEQKKKQQNLISAVILLLGMFLGSLFIDTAQLVQKSGFSSKNLSKSDIFEANGKTWVAYSEPAVTVSVINDDSCEKCNVSEVLVWLRRIVPTIATEKVDYKSDQGKDLIDKFGIKTLPAFVFDGAVAKTDFYAQAQTLFDQKGDQYSLRTGDIGIPVGKYVTTPKINDGDAVAGAKDAKVKVVVYSDFQCPYCKIFHKAMEDAIKNYGDRVAFDYKFYPLTDTHPQANNAALAATCALDQGKFWEYADKLYADQTIWGATKDTAKFKEYARVLKLDSGKFNDCLDNKKHQDMIDADKKEAESFGISGTPGVFVNDQFQEGAVSYDQLKTSIDAELAK, translated from the coding sequence ATGCAAAAAGAGCTAGAAGCTGACGAAAAGGCGGAGCAGAAAAAAAAGCAGCAAAATTTAATTTCTGCCGTCATTTTACTTTTGGGAATGTTCCTCGGCAGCCTTTTTATTGACACTGCCCAACTTGTGCAAAAGAGCGGTTTTTCATCCAAAAATCTCAGTAAATCAGATATTTTTGAAGCCAACGGAAAAACGTGGGTGGCTTACAGCGAACCGGCCGTTACAGTGTCCGTGATCAATGATGACTCTTGTGAAAAATGTAATGTTTCTGAGGTTTTGGTGTGGCTGCGACGGATCGTACCGACCATCGCGACCGAGAAAGTGGACTATAAATCCGATCAAGGAAAAGATCTGATTGATAAGTTCGGCATTAAAACTTTGCCCGCGTTTGTTTTTGATGGTGCTGTTGCGAAGACTGATTTCTATGCTCAAGCGCAGACGCTTTTTGATCAGAAAGGTGATCAATATTCTTTGCGAACCGGAGATATTGGTATCCCAGTCGGTAAATATGTCACAACTCCAAAAATAAATGATGGCGATGCGGTAGCAGGAGCGAAAGATGCTAAGGTGAAAGTGGTGGTTTATTCTGATTTCCAATGTCCATATTGCAAGATTTTTCACAAAGCAATGGAAGATGCGATCAAAAATTATGGCGACCGCGTTGCCTTTGATTATAAATTCTATCCACTGACTGACACGCATCCGCAAGCCAACAACGCCGCATTGGCCGCAACTTGCGCCTTGGATCAAGGAAAATTCTGGGAATATGCTGACAAATTATATGCTGATCAGACTATCTGGGGAGCAACAAAAGATACGGCGAAATTCAAAGAATATGCCAGAGTTTTGAAACTAGATAGTGGCAAATTCAATGATTGCTTGGACAATAAAAAACATCAAGACATGATTGATGCTGACAAAAAAGAAGCGGAAAGTTTCGGTATCTCCGGAACACCTGGCGTTTTCGTCAATGATCAGTTCCAAGAAGGCGCAGTTTCCTATGATCAACTAAAAACTTCGATTGATGCGGAATTGGCAAAATAA
- a CDS encoding ABC transporter permease: MHELIISIKLAFKNLRSNLGRTILTLVGVVIGVIAVILVSSLGQGVKNFILDQVGAFGTDLIQIEVKVPATGKASTQNAVGQATGIQITTMTIDDAKDIAKLPNIAASAPGTMTQELATYQNTNKRVFLFGVGAQYNQIDQSTKLSEGAFFSQSDDESLAQVAVIGSNIRDAFFGSDDPLGKNIRISNQNYKVVGLASERGAVAGFNYDDLIYVPVQTMQKKLLGIDYVRFIMVKVKDEKMIDVTVADLTDEMRRLHKITDPNKDDFGVTSIKEAQATIASVFSTINILLLALTSISLVVGGVGIMNVMYVAVTERTFEIGLRKAVGAKAKNILRQFLWEAIFITFFGGLVGIILGYLLLLLLSYIVASFGFAINFGLSVSSISLAVGFSVATGVVFGYYPARAASRLSPMEALRKD; the protein is encoded by the coding sequence ATGCATGAACTAATCATTTCAATCAAACTAGCCTTCAAAAATCTTCGCTCTAATCTAGGGCGGACGATTTTGACTTTGGTTGGAGTGGTGATTGGTGTGATTGCTGTGATTTTGGTGAGCTCGTTGGGGCAGGGTGTGAAAAATTTTATTTTAGATCAAGTTGGTGCCTTCGGAACGGATCTGATTCAGATCGAAGTAAAAGTGCCGGCGACGGGAAAGGCGTCGACGCAAAATGCAGTTGGTCAAGCAACGGGAATTCAGATTACGACGATGACAATTGATGATGCGAAAGATATTGCCAAATTGCCTAATATTGCTGCATCTGCCCCAGGCACAATGACGCAAGAATTAGCCACCTATCAAAATACCAATAAACGCGTTTTTCTGTTTGGTGTCGGAGCGCAGTATAATCAAATTGATCAAAGTACGAAACTGTCCGAAGGCGCATTTTTTTCGCAGAGTGATGATGAGAGTTTGGCGCAAGTGGCCGTAATTGGTAGCAATATTCGCGATGCTTTTTTTGGTTCGGATGATCCGTTGGGGAAAAATATCCGCATTAGTAACCAAAACTATAAGGTGGTGGGCTTGGCTTCTGAGCGGGGAGCGGTGGCGGGTTTCAACTATGACGATTTGATTTATGTTCCGGTGCAGACGATGCAAAAAAAACTGCTCGGTATTGATTATGTCCGTTTTATCATGGTCAAAGTCAAGGACGAAAAAATGATTGATGTGACTGTGGCCGATCTAACGGATGAGATGCGACGACTGCATAAAATCACTGACCCGAACAAGGATGATTTTGGTGTAACTTCCATCAAAGAAGCGCAGGCGACGATTGCCAGTGTGTTTAGCACGATCAATATTTTACTCTTGGCACTGACTTCGATTTCTCTGGTGGTGGGCGGTGTGGGAATTATGAATGTGATGTATGTGGCAGTAACGGAGCGCACCTTCGAGATCGGTCTGCGAAAAGCGGTTGGCGCCAAAGCGAAAAATATTTTGCGCCAGTTTCTTTGGGAAGCGATTTTCATCACCTTTTTCGGTGGCCTCGTGGGAATAATTTTAGGTTATCTACTATTGCTATTGCTATCCTACATCGTCGCATCGTTCGGTTTTGCGATTAACTTTGGCCTGAGTGTGAGCTCAATTAGCCTGGCTGTTGGATTTTCCGTGGCAACTGGTGTAGTTTTTGGCTACTATCCCGCCCGCGCCGCTTCACGGCTCAGTCCGATGGAGGCGCTCAGGAAAGATTAG
- a CDS encoding ABC transporter permease: protein MNIYSPIKISAKYLLAAKLRSFLTILGIIIGIASVIVVMAIGGSAQKLILNQVSGVGSNLIGVLPGASDEKGPPASAMGIVVTTLKYADLVALEQKRNVPNLVDAVAYVSGSATVKNANGSYQTSYQGVSSSLLDVEDIKLQAGRFFMKDEDTNLAHVAVLGSNRVHDLFPNVDPIGKTFTLKDVNLTVVGVLAERGSVGFSNTDDMIYVPLFTGQKLLLGIDYLNFMRIKVDSKDNLDRAVADVKTTLREQHRIKADASDDFSVRNSAQAVETLTTVTNVLKYFLTAVAAISLVVGGVGIMNIMLISVNQRVREVGLRKAVGARNVHIISQFLIEAIFITLIGGILGIIFGIFVSFLAAVIIKSLGYDWEFIVTLSSMLLATSVSVAIGLIFGIYPARKASKISPMEALRYE from the coding sequence ATGAATATATATTCTCCCATTAAAATTTCAGCGAAATATTTGTTGGCGGCCAAGCTCCGCTCTTTTTTGACGATTCTGGGAATCATTATCGGTATTGCCTCGGTAATTGTGGTGATGGCAATTGGTGGGAGTGCGCAAAAATTGATTCTCAATCAAGTTTCTGGTGTCGGATCGAATTTGATCGGAGTTTTGCCTGGTGCCTCAGACGAAAAAGGTCCACCAGCGTCGGCGATGGGAATTGTAGTGACCACTTTGAAATATGCTGATCTGGTCGCCTTGGAACAAAAACGCAATGTACCGAATTTGGTCGATGCTGTCGCTTATGTCAGTGGATCAGCCACGGTCAAAAATGCCAATGGCTCATATCAGACCAGCTATCAAGGCGTTTCATCCAGTCTCTTGGATGTTGAAGATATTAAATTGCAAGCTGGACGATTTTTTATGAAAGATGAAGATACGAATTTGGCACATGTTGCCGTGCTGGGATCGAATCGCGTACATGATCTTTTTCCGAATGTCGATCCGATTGGGAAAACGTTCACTTTGAAAGATGTGAATCTGACGGTAGTTGGAGTTTTGGCAGAGCGAGGGTCGGTCGGTTTTTCTAACACGGATGATATGATTTACGTCCCGCTTTTTACTGGGCAAAAGTTATTGCTCGGAATCGATTATCTCAACTTTATGCGCATCAAAGTTGATTCCAAGGACAATCTTGATCGCGCCGTGGCGGATGTTAAAACGACCTTGCGTGAACAACACCGGATTAAAGCCGATGCCAGTGATGATTTTTCTGTGCGCAACAGCGCTCAAGCAGTTGAGACGCTTACGACCGTAACTAATGTGCTCAAATATTTTCTCACCGCTGTTGCGGCCATTTCACTTGTTGTTGGCGGAGTGGGAATTATGAATATTATGCTTATCTCGGTCAATCAGCGGGTGCGGGAAGTAGGTTTGCGAAAAGCAGTCGGTGCCAGAAATGTGCACATCATCTCTCAGTTTTTGATCGAAGCGATTTTCATCACACTGATCGGCGGAATCCTGGGGATCATTTTTGGCATATTTGTTTCATTTTTAGCAGCCGTTATCATAAAAAGTCTCGGCTACGACTGGGAATTTATCGTCACGCTCAGTTCAATGCTCCTGGCCACATCTGTCTCAGTTGCGATTGGACTAATTTTTGGAATCTACCCTGCCCGCAAAGCATCAAAAATAAGTCCGATGGAAGCACTTAGATATGAGTAA
- a CDS encoding ABC transporter ATP-binding protein, with protein sequence MSNPLIQVQNLCKTYSSEGVETRALCGATFEIQKGEFISIMGPSGSGKSTLMQILGLLDRPTEGKYFFEGRDTFSFDDDTLAKIRNKKIGFVFQSFNLLSRTSVFENVELPLLYDEKPGKSNEKKVMDALLAVGMEHRAKYFSNQLSGGEKQRVAIARALVNDPEVIFADEPTGNLDSKSGLQVMRILQKLNDTGHTVILVTHETYTAEHAKRIIYVKDGSIIADDPVKHRRIADGENELLK encoded by the coding sequence ATGTCAAACCCCCTAATTCAAGTTCAAAATCTTTGTAAAACTTATTCCAGTGAAGGCGTGGAAACGCGGGCGCTTTGTGGCGCGACCTTTGAAATTCAAAAAGGGGAATTTATTTCCATCATGGGTCCGTCCGGTTCCGGTAAATCGACTTTGATGCAAATTTTGGGACTACTTGACCGGCCGACGGAAGGGAAATATTTTTTTGAAGGACGTGACACTTTTTCTTTCGATGATGATACGTTGGCGAAAATCCGGAACAAAAAGATTGGTTTTGTTTTTCAATCTTTTAATTTACTTTCTCGCACTTCGGTTTTTGAAAATGTGGAGTTGCCCTTGCTCTATGATGAAAAGCCGGGAAAAAGCAATGAAAAAAAAGTGATGGATGCGCTGTTGGCTGTTGGGATGGAGCATCGCGCGAAATATTTTTCCAATCAACTCTCGGGCGGCGAAAAGCAACGCGTGGCAATTGCGCGGGCGCTGGTCAATGATCCGGAAGTGATTTTTGCTGATGAACCGACAGGGAACTTGGACTCGAAATCCGGCCTCCAGGTGATGCGGATTTTACAAAAACTGAATGACACAGGACATACCGTAATTTTAGTCACGCATGAAACATATACTGCCGAACACGCCAAACGTATTATCTACGTCAAAGACGGCAGTATTATTGCTGATGACCCGGTGAAGCATCGGCGGATTGCGGATGGAGAGAATGAGTTATTGAAATAA
- a CDS encoding efflux RND transporter periplasmic adaptor subunit: protein MLKYKKTIAFILILIIAVGYFFYARSKKPKVEYTTATVERGNLAQTVSATGDLKDDSEIVLNFELGGRISKIYVKKGDKVAIGDSIAMLDSTDLSGQVAQAKAALDKATADAGSNNDAVREAQVAVDNAENSLDDTKDLQKQQVDAADSAYSNAKDYYDDAQAFYDDTPSKANKLTLTQALNAKESAQEALDTAKKSRDLSVTQAENSVDAAKARLKTTQSDFTRDSKNAQVNSAKAGYEVALNDLSKAVLKAPVSGTIVEVNNKVGEILGTGVIKESFARIITDDFIIESNIPESDIVKLKLGQKANITFDALPADTNFDAELIQIDPAETVIQDVVYYGVKLRLANFDQRLKVGMSANIDVKTNDKADALMIPLRAIKIVNGEKFVDVLKADNTTQEVKITTGLEGDGGMVEVKSGLNAGDKVVTFTKAV, encoded by the coding sequence ATGCTAAAATACAAAAAAACCATTGCATTTATACTCATACTGATTATTGCTGTTGGCTACTTTTTCTACGCGCGGTCTAAAAAGCCAAAAGTTGAATATACGACCGCGACAGTGGAGAGGGGTAATTTGGCGCAAACAGTTTCTGCGACTGGGGATCTGAAAGATGATTCAGAGATTGTGCTCAATTTTGAATTGGGCGGTAGGATCAGTAAGATATATGTCAAAAAAGGCGACAAGGTAGCGATTGGTGATTCGATCGCGATGCTGGACAGCACAGATCTGTCTGGGCAAGTTGCTCAGGCGAAAGCGGCACTGGACAAAGCCACTGCCGATGCAGGCTCAAATAATGATGCAGTTCGCGAAGCTCAGGTGGCGGTTGATAATGCGGAAAACAGCTTGGATGACACAAAAGATCTGCAAAAGCAACAAGTCGACGCGGCAGATTCCGCCTATTCCAATGCTAAGGATTACTATGACGACGCGCAGGCTTTTTATGACGATACTCCGAGTAAGGCCAATAAATTGACCTTGACTCAAGCGCTTAATGCTAAGGAATCAGCTCAGGAAGCTCTCGATACGGCCAAAAAATCTCGTGATCTTTCAGTTACGCAGGCGGAAAATTCTGTCGATGCGGCGAAAGCCAGGCTCAAAACGACTCAGTCGGACTTTACACGTGATTCGAAGAATGCTCAGGTAAATAGTGCGAAAGCCGGATATGAAGTGGCACTTAATGATCTGTCCAAGGCCGTGCTCAAAGCGCCTGTCTCTGGAACGATTGTTGAGGTGAACAATAAGGTGGGAGAAATCTTGGGCACTGGCGTGATCAAGGAATCTTTCGCGCGCATCATCACTGATGATTTTATCATTGAATCAAATATCCCCGAATCGGACATCGTAAAATTGAAGTTGGGGCAAAAGGCAAATATCACTTTCGATGCGCTTCCGGCGGACACAAATTTTGATGCGGAATTAATCCAGATCGATCCGGCCGAAACCGTCATTCAAGATGTGGTTTATTATGGAGTTAAGTTGAGACTGGCAAATTTTGATCAACGGTTGAAGGTTGGCATGAGCGCGAACATCGATGTTAAGACGAATGACAAGGCGGACGCACTGATGATTCCTCTGCGCGCAATTAAAATTGTGAATGGGGAAAAATTCGTAGATGTTTTGAAAGCGGACAACACGACACAAGAAGTGAAAATTACTACCGGTCTCGAGGGTGATGGGGGAATGGTGGAAGTGAAATCTGGCCTGAACGCCGGGGACAAAGTGGTTACTTTTACAAAAGCGGTCTAA
- a CDS encoding ribonuclease HI family protein has translation MSEKIVMFTDGGSRGNPGQAGIGVWIETLNKKYGECIGVATNNVAEYAALIFGLKKLKQLLGKDKARQYTIECYLDSELVVKQLNHEYKLKEEYIQKNFIEIWNLTLDFKSVKFYHIPREKNTVADALVNQALDCEKTQKSYYEN, from the coding sequence ATGTCAGAAAAAATCGTAATGTTTACCGATGGCGGATCGCGAGGTAATCCTGGTCAGGCTGGAATTGGCGTCTGGATAGAAACGCTAAATAAAAAATACGGCGAGTGTATCGGTGTCGCTACGAACAATGTGGCGGAATATGCCGCGCTAATTTTTGGTCTCAAAAAATTGAAACAGCTTTTAGGCAAAGACAAGGCTAGACAATATACCATTGAATGTTATTTGGACTCAGAATTGGTCGTCAAGCAACTCAATCATGAATATAAGTTGAAAGAGGAATATATTCAGAAAAATTTCATCGAAATATGGAATCTCACGCTTGATTTTAAATCGGTAAAGTTCTATCATATACCTAGGGAGAAAAATACTGTTGCCGATGCGTTGGTAAATCAGGCGCTAGACTGTGAAAAAACTCAAAAAAGTTATTATGAAAACTAA
- a CDS encoding HAD hydrolase-like protein, with amino-acid sequence MAKKKLIIFDFDGTLVDSFQLAIAAFNSISKRYGLKKVPLDELDRLRNLSSRELIAKWNVPFWKMPFVIRAARKEFGTQIDKVELFPKMETTLLELKKRGYALCLLTANSQVNVDYFLQKHNLNMFDWVYGGCGLFEKSKVMRKILQKFNCEASEALNVGDETRDIEAAKKCQIPSVAVSYGFNAKQILQKFQPDFLIDRPEDLLTINF; translated from the coding sequence ATGGCTAAAAAAAAGTTGATCATTTTTGATTTTGATGGCACATTGGTGGACTCTTTTCAATTAGCTATCGCGGCCTTTAATAGTATTTCCAAAAGGTATGGTCTCAAAAAAGTGCCCCTGGATGAACTGGATCGTCTGCGCAATCTCTCTTCTCGGGAGCTTATAGCTAAATGGAATGTGCCCTTTTGGAAAATGCCTTTTGTGATTCGCGCTGCAAGAAAAGAATTTGGTACGCAGATAGACAAGGTGGAACTTTTTCCCAAAATGGAAACAACCCTTCTAGAACTAAAAAAGAGGGGCTACGCGCTTTGTCTTTTGACGGCTAACTCTCAGGTCAATGTTGATTATTTTTTGCAAAAACATAATTTAAATATGTTTGATTGGGTATATGGCGGATGCGGACTTTTCGAAAAAAGTAAAGTGATGCGAAAAATTTTGCAAAAATTCAATTGTGAAGCGAGTGAAGCATTGAATGTTGGGGATGAAACGCGGGATATTGAAGCAGCGAAAAAATGCCAGATTCCTTCCGTGGCAGTTAGCTATGGATTCAATGCGAAACAAATTTTGCAAAAATTCCAGCCAGATTTTTTGATTGATCGGCCGGAAGACTTATTAACCATAAACTTCTAA
- the recJ gene encoding single-stranded-DNA-specific exonuclease RecJ: protein MQKKWELKEKITTEIDFSKFGESEKYSPLVLELLAGRGIVSQESLEDFFSFNYAVCENLEKISGMAEAVERIKRALEKKEKIAIFGDYDADGVTATALLFETLESLGFTDLTYYIPDRQLEGYGMNDAAIEFLAHEGVSLIITVDSGITGVAEVEKAGNLGMDVIITDHHHAPEILPKATAIINPHLKNSGFKFTDLAGVGVAFTLAQALCQKFAPEKIDQLKWMLDLVAIGTIADCVTLLGENRMLVKYGLVVLSKTRRSGLLEMFKVGRIEISEDHIPDTQKVAFQIAPRINAAGRMDHASVAYKLIIEKDPVHARVLALEVEGKNQERQKMTGEIVKEIEGLALRDFSDKKFVFAKSEHWPVGILGLVAGKVVDKFQKPAVVFQIQEKEYVGSLRSIPEINIVECLEKCSELLSKFGGHSQAAGVRISPENVDRFCEKMTELIEAQLEEKEIISTLSIDLELKAQDIDWEFMTDLKKMEPFGMGNKEPIFLLRQMRVSDVRIVGNGTKHLKLALRANDGSPKIFDAIGFKLGDEFINLKKDDLIDIVFNLNEDEWNGSKKIQMKLVDLRLVS, encoded by the coding sequence ATGCAAAAGAAATGGGAGCTGAAAGAAAAAATAACCACCGAAATTGATTTTTCTAAGTTTGGTGAGTCTGAAAAGTACAGTCCGCTTGTTTTAGAATTATTGGCCGGTCGTGGCATTGTGTCTCAAGAATCTCTTGAGGATTTTTTCAGTTTTAATTATGCGGTTTGCGAAAATCTGGAGAAAATTTCTGGAATGGCAGAAGCGGTGGAGCGGATCAAAAGAGCGCTAGAGAAAAAAGAAAAAATCGCTATTTTTGGTGACTATGATGCAGATGGAGTGACTGCGACAGCCCTCCTTTTTGAAACTTTGGAAAGCTTGGGTTTTACCGATCTGACTTATTATATCCCTGACCGTCAATTGGAGGGTTATGGAATGAATGATGCAGCAATTGAATTTTTAGCGCACGAGGGCGTAAGCCTGATCATTACGGTCGACTCAGGAATTACCGGTGTAGCTGAGGTAGAAAAGGCAGGAAATTTAGGGATGGATGTGATTATTACCGACCATCATCATGCTCCAGAAATTTTGCCTAAAGCCACGGCAATCATTAATCCGCACTTGAAAAATTCGGGTTTTAAATTTACTGATTTGGCTGGCGTCGGCGTGGCATTTACGCTGGCCCAAGCACTCTGCCAAAAATTTGCTCCGGAAAAAATCGATCAACTCAAATGGATGCTGGACTTGGTGGCCATCGGAACAATTGCCGATTGTGTTACATTACTCGGAGAAAATCGTATGTTAGTCAAATATGGTCTCGTGGTGTTGTCTAAGACGCGTCGTTCTGGGCTACTTGAGATGTTTAAAGTCGGTCGGATTGAAATTTCTGAAGACCATATCCCCGATACGCAAAAAGTTGCTTTTCAGATTGCGCCAAGAATTAATGCCGCTGGCCGGATGGATCATGCCAGTGTAGCCTATAAATTAATCATAGAAAAAGATCCAGTGCATGCGCGAGTGTTGGCGCTTGAAGTGGAGGGTAAAAATCAAGAGCGCCAAAAAATGACAGGGGAGATAGTGAAAGAGATTGAAGGGCTGGCTTTGCGTGATTTTTCCGATAAAAAATTTGTGTTTGCTAAAAGCGAACATTGGCCGGTGGGAATTTTGGGATTGGTGGCTGGCAAGGTGGTGGATAAATTCCAAAAACCGGCCGTTGTTTTCCAGATCCAGGAAAAAGAATATGTCGGATCGCTCCGGAGCATTCCGGAGATCAATATCGTGGAATGTTTGGAAAAATGTTCCGAATTACTTTCCAAATTTGGCGGCCATTCTCAGGCAGCCGGCGTGCGGATCTCGCCGGAAAACGTCGACCGCTTCTGCGAGAAAATGACAGAACTGATCGAGGCACAACTTGAGGAAAAAGAAATTATTTCCACCTTATCCATCGATCTGGAACTTAAGGCTCAAGATATCGATTGGGAGTTTATGACAGATCTAAAAAAGATGGAGCCGTTTGGAATGGGTAATAAAGAACCGATTTTTCTGCTTAGGCAGATGCGAGTGAGCGATGTGCGGATCGTGGGCAATGGGACGAAACATTTGAAACTGGCGCTAAGAGCAAATGACGGAAGTCCGAAAATATTTGATGCGATCGGATTTAAATTGGGTGATGAATTTATTAATTTAAAAAAAGATGATTTAATTGACATTGTTTTTAATCTTAACGAAGATGAATGGAATGGGAGTAAAAAAATTCAAATGAAGCTAGTCGACCTTAGATTGGTAAGTTAA
- a CDS encoding response regulator yields the protein MEKKYKILIVDDDADSRGIFAEVFKTEGFKVIEAVDGLDGVNKAMANVPDVILTGIIMPKMDGFGMKDALSKNVTTNNIPVVMSSHMGREEDRKKAELAGVRDFFVSGMVTPKEVVSRVLSLFSLEKYNLKLNVNGGDIFRLTRDLKLKEDFSCANCGEDLVINIEITNAERREFTGRIVCLRCDYGKSE from the coding sequence ATGGAAAAAAAATATAAAATTTTAATTGTGGATGATGATGCGGATTCGCGCGGAATATTTGCCGAGGTTTTCAAGACGGAAGGCTTTAAAGTGATTGAAGCGGTAGATGGCCTTGATGGCGTGAATAAAGCAATGGCAAATGTGCCCGATGTAATTCTCACTGGGATTATTATGCCGAAAATGGATGGATTTGGCATGAAAGATGCGCTTTCTAAAAATGTTACGACGAATAATATCCCGGTTGTGATGTCATCGCATATGGGACGCGAAGAGGATCGCAAAAAAGCGGAACTGGCTGGCGTGAGGGATTTTTTTGTGTCTGGCATGGTTACGCCAAAAGAAGTGGTGTCGCGAGTGCTAAGCTTGTTCAGTTTGGAAAAATATAATTTGAAGCTGAACGTCAATGGCGGAGATATTTTCAGATTGACACGGGATTTGAAATTAAAAGAAGATTTTTCTTGTGCTAATTGTGGAGAAGATTTGGTAATAAACATAGAAATAACCAATGCGGAAAGAAGGGAATTCACGGGTAGAATAGTTTGCCTGAGATGCGACTATGGGAAATCTGAATAA